One part of the Dyadobacter sp. 676 genome encodes these proteins:
- a CDS encoding ATP-dependent Clp protease ATP-binding subunit, whose translation MQTEALRYAITIAQSLAREYRQERFGPAHLLMGLLHNDVGLASELVMAGKDLPYLRDWAEVRLEESPKSVRVPELPPPDNTATAALELAELIALQLNIDADPLCALAALLKPGVGFSADQLRSLPITQREVLAIHNAPVAGGNGEKQGTKQSTQAVPEAKGNGYLGKYTSDKTQKAAEGRTDTIIGRDREIRQMAEILGRRSKPNVILTGEPGVGKSALVEGFARLIAERKVPQLLRNARLLELDTGALVAGASYKGEIEERVKGILNELKGFDKAILFIDEIHMLLDPKGSIGAGVAQLLKPELARGELTLIGATTQEEYRKYIEKDEAFSRRFEILHVEEPDEATATRMIEHMLPVYETHHGLKVAEGTAAEAVKLAKRYMKDRRLPDVALDLLDRTMAAMRLMGEVSENELAVLQTDLDTLMAVDEAERVHELKWFARQLPNRLSPLLTGQLDVDGESDAETSEGMHNQLSNKLAALRTLASRRSDTIGKNDVAAIISHKTGIPLGKLQSPERDKLLGIGEVLSKRVVGQDQAVKALSEAILESRSGLIKAGQPIGSFFLLGPTGTGKTEIAKALADFLFNDESFLIRFDMSEFKEEHSAALLYGAPPGYVGYEEGGLLVNKIRQKPYSVVLFDEIEKAHPSVFDLFLQILDEGRLHDRLGKEGDFSNAVILFTSNIGQEHIVQEFGKGGIPQSSDLMEIMAAYFRPEFLARLTEIVPFAPISEDNVVKIFDIHLRNLTDLLDRQGISLNLTPDARKTIAMQGFTPRYGVRPLKGVIRNLLRRPVSRMIISGEAARGSVIDLSTNDQGEVVWSVHQAENVLEQQSF comes from the coding sequence ATGCAAACCGAAGCACTCAGATACGCGATTACGATCGCACAGTCGCTGGCGCGCGAATACCGGCAGGAGCGGTTCGGCCCGGCTCATCTGCTCATGGGCCTGTTGCACAATGACGTAGGCCTCGCTTCCGAACTCGTGATGGCCGGTAAAGACCTGCCTTACCTGCGCGACTGGGCCGAGGTACGCCTGGAAGAAAGCCCCAAATCGGTAAGAGTACCCGAGCTTCCCCCGCCGGATAATACGGCCACCGCGGCACTTGAACTGGCGGAGCTCATCGCGTTACAGCTCAATATCGACGCCGACCCGCTATGTGCATTAGCAGCTTTACTCAAACCCGGGGTAGGATTTTCGGCCGATCAATTGCGATCCCTTCCAATTACCCAGCGGGAAGTACTGGCAATTCACAATGCACCGGTAGCCGGCGGAAATGGGGAAAAGCAAGGGACCAAACAGTCGACACAGGCTGTGCCGGAAGCGAAAGGTAACGGCTATCTGGGAAAATATACTTCCGACAAGACGCAAAAAGCGGCCGAAGGCAGAACAGATACCATTATAGGCCGCGACCGGGAAATCCGGCAAATGGCCGAAATACTGGGAAGGAGAAGCAAGCCGAACGTAATCCTGACCGGCGAGCCGGGCGTGGGCAAATCGGCGCTGGTAGAAGGTTTTGCCAGGCTCATTGCGGAAAGAAAAGTACCTCAGTTGCTCCGAAATGCCCGTTTACTCGAACTCGATACCGGCGCCCTCGTAGCAGGCGCTTCCTACAAAGGGGAAATTGAAGAGCGGGTAAAGGGTATTCTGAATGAACTGAAGGGATTTGATAAAGCGATCCTCTTTATCGACGAAATTCATATGCTGCTCGATCCGAAAGGCTCGATCGGTGCCGGGGTTGCCCAATTACTGAAACCCGAACTTGCGCGTGGCGAACTCACATTAATAGGTGCGACAACGCAGGAAGAATATCGTAAGTACATCGAAAAGGACGAAGCGTTCTCCCGCCGGTTCGAAATCCTGCACGTGGAAGAACCCGACGAGGCGACGGCCACCCGGATGATCGAGCATATGCTGCCGGTTTACGAAACGCACCACGGCCTGAAAGTCGCCGAAGGCACCGCAGCCGAAGCCGTGAAACTGGCAAAAAGATATATGAAGGACCGGCGTCTGCCCGATGTAGCACTCGACCTGCTCGATCGCACGATGGCGGCTATGCGGCTGATGGGTGAAGTTTCGGAAAATGAACTGGCCGTTTTGCAAACGGATCTCGACACCCTGATGGCCGTGGATGAAGCCGAAAGAGTTCATGAGCTCAAATGGTTTGCAAGACAGCTCCCAAACCGCCTGAGCCCCCTGCTGACCGGCCAGCTCGACGTAGACGGTGAATCCGATGCGGAAACATCCGAAGGAATGCATAACCAATTGAGCAACAAACTGGCGGCATTACGCACGCTCGCTTCGCGGCGCTCGGATACGATCGGCAAGAACGATGTGGCGGCCATTATCTCCCATAAAACAGGCATTCCGCTCGGCAAACTCCAAAGCCCGGAACGCGACAAGTTGCTGGGCATCGGCGAGGTGTTGAGCAAAAGAGTGGTGGGCCAGGACCAGGCGGTGAAGGCATTGAGCGAAGCTATCCTGGAATCGCGCTCAGGACTCATTAAAGCGGGACAGCCCATTGGATCATTCTTCCTGCTGGGCCCGACGGGAACCGGCAAGACAGAAATCGCGAAAGCGCTGGCCGACTTCCTGTTCAACGACGAGTCGTTCCTGATCCGGTTTGATATGTCCGAATTCAAAGAGGAGCATTCGGCGGCGCTGCTCTACGGTGCGCCTCCCGGTTATGTAGGTTATGAAGAAGGAGGCTTGCTGGTTAATAAAATCCGTCAGAAACCCTATTCGGTGGTTCTTTTCGATGAAATTGAAAAAGCACACCCGTCTGTTTTCGACCTATTCTTACAAATTCTGGACGAAGGCAGGCTTCACGACCGTCTGGGCAAAGAAGGCGATTTCTCAAATGCGGTAATCCTTTTTACCTCTAATATCGGGCAAGAGCACATCGTGCAGGAATTCGGCAAAGGCGGTATTCCGCAGTCGTCCGATCTGATGGAAATCATGGCTGCATATTTCCGGCCGGAATTCCTGGCCAGGCTAACCGAAATAGTACCATTCGCACCGATTTCCGAAGATAATGTCGTTAAAATATTCGATATCCATCTGCGCAACCTCACCGACCTGCTCGACAGGCAGGGCATCAGCCTCAATCTGACACCCGACGCACGCAAAACTATTGCCATGCAAGGTTTTACGCCGAGATATGGCGTCAGGCCGCTGAAAGGGGTAATCCGTAACCTGCTGAGACGGCCCGTCAGCCGGATGATCATTTCGGGAGAGGCCGCCAGGGGTTCGGTCATCGACCTCAGCACCAACGATCAGGGCGAAGTAGTATGGAGTGTCCATCAGGCCGAAAACGTACTTGAACAGCAATCATTTTAA
- a CDS encoding helix-turn-helix transcriptional regulator: MEIAPAPRQLCLSVLIMELTKREKEILDLIMDELSSKEIAEKLQVSISTVEAYRRSLFRKFGVRSVIGLVKAAMKL, encoded by the coding sequence ATTGAAATAGCGCCCGCGCCGCGACAACTTTGTCTAAGTGTTTTAATTATGGAACTGACAAAGCGCGAAAAGGAAATCCTGGATCTGATCATGGACGAACTGAGCTCCAAGGAGATCGCCGAAAAGCTGCAAGTGAGCATTTCGACGGTGGAAGCCTATCGCAGAAGCCTGTTCAGGAAATTCGGTGTACGCTCGGTGATAGGGCTGGTAAAAGCAGCCATGAAATTGTAA
- a CDS encoding response regulator transcription factor — translation MEHSITHACLVHPHPLECEAVAEWLRRRSYIELVGKCNHLEQITQLPYLKEIDIVVVFAHHAEKTADQILKIRKLYPKLKFLLLAPSPSGESVREVVRSGVSGYIVFEAELDEWERAIKAVSDGKVYYGQEVMLKLAESSVDKYIQEPAPSTRDFLSKREVEILRLVASEYSTNKIASELCISDKTVETHRRNLFQKLGVRNSVGLTKIAVRMGVV, via the coding sequence ATGGAACATTCTATTACACATGCGTGCCTCGTTCATCCACATCCATTAGAATGCGAGGCTGTTGCGGAGTGGCTGAGGAGGAGGTCTTACATTGAACTGGTTGGTAAGTGCAACCACCTCGAACAAATCACCCAGTTGCCCTACTTAAAGGAAATCGATATTGTGGTTGTATTCGCCCACCACGCCGAGAAAACGGCAGACCAGATTTTAAAGATCAGAAAACTCTACCCAAAACTGAAATTCCTGCTGCTGGCACCGAGCCCGTCGGGCGAATCGGTACGCGAGGTGGTACGCTCGGGCGTGAGCGGCTACATTGTTTTCGAAGCCGAGCTCGATGAATGGGAACGTGCTATCAAAGCCGTCTCCGACGGGAAAGTGTATTACGGGCAGGAAGTGATGCTCAAACTGGCCGAGTCGTCCGTGGATAAATACATTCAGGAGCCCGCGCCGTCAACACGCGATTTTTTAAGCAAACGGGAAGTCGAAATCCTCCGCCTCGTAGCAAGCGAATACTCTACCAACAAGATCGCCAGCGAGCTCTGTATCAGCGACAAAACCGTAGAAACACACCGCCGGAACCTCTTTCAGAAACTCGGCGTCCGCAACTCGGTTGGCCTTACCAAAATAGCCGTCCGTATGGGCGTAGTGTAA
- a CDS encoding P1 family peptidase: MKNLLSLLLLLPLTLAAQKRPRELGIKIGVLPTGALNAITDVPGVKVGQVTLTEGADVRTGVTAILPHDGNIFQQKVQAAMYIGNGFGKMTGYSQVEELGTIESPIVLTNTLSVPTAADAVIDWTLAQKGNENVKSVNPVIGETNDGFLNDIRGRHVRKDHVLNALAQAESGPVAEGNAGAGNGTVCFGWKGGIGTASRKLPEKLGNYTVGVLVQTNFGGVLKINGVPVGQELGKYAFKESLDKSSDGSCMMVLATDAPLDARNLKRLAKRVMLGMAQTGGIAANGSGDYVIAFSTANKVLHETAEPVFSAAYLHNDYVSPIFMAAIEATEEAIINSLFMARTSEGTQGHKAEELPRDKVMEIMRKYGRVKE; this comes from the coding sequence ATGAAGAACCTGCTGTCACTCCTGCTCCTGCTGCCGCTTACCCTTGCCGCCCAGAAACGCCCGCGTGAACTGGGCATCAAAATCGGCGTGCTACCCACCGGCGCGTTGAATGCGATCACAGATGTGCCCGGCGTCAAGGTGGGCCAGGTGACGCTCACGGAAGGCGCCGACGTACGCACCGGCGTAACGGCCATCCTGCCGCATGACGGCAATATTTTCCAGCAAAAGGTCCAGGCTGCGATGTACATAGGCAATGGATTTGGCAAAATGACGGGCTATTCCCAGGTTGAAGAACTTGGAACCATCGAGTCCCCCATTGTTTTGACCAACACGCTAAGCGTTCCGACGGCGGCCGACGCGGTAATCGACTGGACGCTTGCCCAGAAAGGCAACGAGAATGTAAAATCGGTAAACCCGGTTATCGGTGAAACCAACGACGGCTTCCTGAACGACATCAGGGGACGGCACGTGCGCAAGGATCACGTGTTGAATGCCCTGGCACAGGCAGAGAGCGGCCCTGTTGCGGAAGGGAATGCAGGCGCGGGCAACGGAACGGTTTGCTTCGGATGGAAAGGTGGCATTGGCACTGCATCAAGGAAACTGCCTGAAAAACTGGGTAATTACACGGTGGGTGTTTTGGTACAAACCAATTTTGGCGGCGTCCTGAAAATTAACGGGGTACCTGTGGGGCAGGAGCTGGGCAAATATGCGTTCAAAGAATCGCTCGATAAATCGTCGGACGGCTCGTGTATGATGGTCCTGGCCACCGATGCGCCCCTCGACGCGCGCAATCTGAAACGGCTGGCCAAACGGGTTATGCTCGGCATGGCCCAAACGGGCGGCATTGCGGCCAACGGCAGCGGCGACTATGTGATCGCCTTCTCGACAGCCAACAAGGTTTTGCATGAAACCGCGGAACCGGTATTTAGCGCCGCTTACCTGCATAACGATTATGTATCGCCGATCTTCATGGCGGCGATAGAAGCTACCGAGGAAGCCATTATCAATTCGCTTTTTATGGCCCGGACTTCCGAAGGCACTCAGGGGCACAAAGCAGAAGAACTGCCCAGGGATAAGGTAATGGAGATCATGCGCAAGTACGGCCGCGTCAAGGAATAA
- a CDS encoding DUF4249 domain-containing protein, translating to MKTLKYIKYPALFALALMSLTSCEDVIDLDTANGPSQLVVDAWLTNQPGEQAIKLTWSQAYFDNNPPKPVLGATVTVTDDKGKVYKFEDADGDGKYTWGKTTADTLGHVGRTYSLKVVNGTDTFIAQSELKRVPTVDSVVYRHEKWPFEPDKGPREGFVASFYARDLEGVGDTYWIKPVIRGKAVVDKAANISIAYDAAFGAGAPSDGLIFILPLRESITTDSLYSAGAQIGVELHSITYEAFEFLKQVNEQGTNGGLFATPIANVRSNIINVDPKGPKALGFFSMSAVSRKETVIDPEKARPDDD from the coding sequence ATGAAAACATTAAAATATATCAAATACCCTGCACTGTTCGCGCTTGCATTGATGTCCCTGACAAGCTGCGAGGATGTGATCGATCTCGATACGGCGAACGGCCCTTCTCAACTCGTAGTTGATGCCTGGCTTACCAACCAGCCCGGCGAGCAGGCCATCAAATTGACATGGTCGCAAGCCTACTTCGATAACAACCCACCCAAACCTGTGCTGGGCGCCACGGTAACTGTTACCGACGATAAAGGTAAAGTCTACAAATTCGAAGACGCCGACGGCGACGGCAAATACACCTGGGGGAAAACCACGGCCGACACGCTTGGGCATGTAGGCCGCACCTACTCGCTCAAAGTCGTGAACGGCACGGATACTTTCATTGCCCAATCAGAGCTGAAACGCGTTCCAACCGTGGATTCTGTGGTATACCGGCACGAAAAATGGCCGTTTGAACCCGATAAGGGCCCTCGCGAAGGTTTTGTGGCGTCATTCTACGCCCGGGATCTCGAAGGTGTAGGCGACACATATTGGATCAAACCGGTGATTCGCGGCAAAGCGGTGGTGGACAAGGCTGCCAACATTTCCATTGCCTACGACGCTGCATTCGGTGCCGGCGCGCCTTCGGACGGGCTGATATTCATCCTGCCATTACGTGAATCGATCACTACCGACTCGTTATACTCGGCAGGGGCACAAATAGGCGTGGAGCTGCACAGCATTACCTATGAGGCATTCGAGTTCCTGAAACAGGTAAACGAGCAAGGTACGAATGGCGGATTGTTTGCTACTCCCATTGCTAACGTAAGGTCAAATATCATCAATGTCGATCCGAAGGGCCCGAAAGCGCTGGGCTTTTTCAGCATGTCGGCGGTTAGCCGCAAGGAAACGGTGATCGATCCGGAAAAGGCACGCCCGGACGACGATTAA
- a CDS encoding TonB-dependent receptor translates to MKNSILKCLLLALISLPALAQNRHSVSGYVKDNSNGEGLIGVSVYVREAETGVVTNPYGFYSLTLPDGKYTLVFSYIGYQKVTREVTLDGDKTVSIEMSDESNQLAEVTISTQKEDENVRSIEMSVNKVEMKTIRKMPALLGEVDLIRSIQLLPGVTTVGEGASGFNVRGGDVSQNLVLLDEAPVYNSSHLFGFFSVFNPDAVKDVKLIKGGIPAQYGGRISSILDVRMKEGNAKKREINGGIGSIFSRLTYEQPFAKGKGSFIVAGRRSYIDILAKPFLNSDLKDSKFYFYDLTAKVNYQLGNKDTFYASGYFGKDVFGGGDFGFGWGNATATARWNHIFSNKLFMNLTGYYSNYDYNLGQNQNKPDAKDRFDWKSKIISTSIKPDFTFYITPNNQLTFGGQYIYYDTRPGKATFVSEGDMQDISLEPRYADESALYVGNELKFGDRISLQYGVRYSYFRSLGPATEYEYADKGKGIRKEPIFPGTEYKRGDVIKSYGNLEPRAALNIGITSSTSIKASYNRTSQYLHLLSNTAASSPLDVWTLSGINIKPEKADQVALGWFQNFQDNTYEASVEVYYKKLYNQIDYVPASDLLLNEYFTGDLLFGKGRAYGAEFYVKKNKGRLTGWVSYTLSRTERLVESINNDDWFPARFDKPHNITAVAIYELNKRLSLSSNFTIQSGTPATFPTNRYSTGGFEIGNNYNGLRNNSRIPSYHRLDLAATLKAKKKLFKVGEGEWVFSVYNVYNRRNPFSVYTRVNEDNPLKTEAVRYSVIGNFIPSVTYNFKF, encoded by the coding sequence ATGAAAAACAGCATACTCAAATGCCTTCTATTAGCCTTGATCAGCCTGCCGGCCCTCGCCCAGAACCGGCATTCGGTGAGCGGTTACGTGAAAGACAACTCGAATGGCGAGGGGCTTATCGGCGTCTCGGTGTACGTGCGCGAAGCCGAAACCGGCGTCGTAACCAACCCTTACGGTTTCTATTCACTAACCCTCCCCGACGGCAAATACACGCTTGTATTTTCCTACATCGGTTACCAGAAAGTGACGCGCGAAGTGACGCTGGACGGCGATAAGACCGTCAGCATCGAAATGTCCGACGAAAGCAACCAGCTCGCGGAGGTGACCATTTCGACGCAGAAAGAGGACGAGAACGTCCGCAGCATCGAAATGTCGGTCAATAAGGTCGAAATGAAAACCATCCGCAAAATGCCCGCATTGCTCGGAGAGGTGGACCTGATCCGTAGCATTCAACTGCTTCCGGGCGTAACGACCGTCGGTGAAGGTGCTTCGGGTTTCAATGTGCGCGGCGGGGACGTTTCGCAAAACCTGGTGTTGCTCGATGAAGCCCCGGTTTACAACTCCTCGCACTTGTTCGGGTTTTTCTCGGTATTCAACCCGGATGCCGTGAAGGATGTGAAACTGATCAAGGGCGGTATCCCGGCCCAGTACGGCGGCCGCATTTCGTCGATCCTGGACGTTCGTATGAAGGAAGGCAATGCCAAAAAGCGTGAGATCAATGGCGGTATCGGTTCCATCTTCTCCCGCCTGACTTACGAACAGCCTTTTGCAAAAGGAAAAGGTTCGTTTATCGTGGCCGGTCGTCGTTCGTACATCGATATTCTGGCGAAGCCATTTTTGAACTCCGATTTGAAGGATTCCAAATTCTACTTCTACGACCTGACGGCGAAAGTGAATTATCAATTGGGTAACAAAGATACCTTTTATGCCTCGGGATATTTTGGAAAAGACGTGTTCGGCGGCGGCGATTTCGGCTTTGGCTGGGGTAACGCAACGGCTACTGCGCGCTGGAACCACATTTTCTCCAACAAATTGTTCATGAACCTGACCGGTTATTACAGCAACTACGACTATAACCTGGGCCAGAACCAGAACAAACCCGACGCCAAAGACCGGTTCGACTGGAAATCGAAGATCATCAGCACCAGTATCAAACCTGATTTTACGTTTTACATTACACCCAACAATCAGCTGACATTCGGTGGCCAATATATTTATTATGATACCCGCCCGGGCAAAGCGACGTTCGTTTCCGAAGGCGATATGCAAGACATCAGCCTGGAACCGCGCTATGCCGATGAATCCGCATTATATGTAGGCAATGAACTGAAATTCGGCGACCGCATTTCTTTGCAATATGGCGTTCGTTACTCCTATTTCCGCAGCCTCGGCCCTGCAACCGAATACGAGTATGCCGATAAGGGCAAAGGCATACGTAAAGAACCGATTTTCCCGGGGACCGAATATAAAAGAGGTGATGTGATCAAAAGCTACGGTAACCTGGAACCGCGCGCTGCGTTGAACATCGGTATTACCAGCAGCACGTCCATCAAGGCCAGCTATAACCGCACTTCGCAATACCTGCATTTGCTTTCGAACACGGCGGCCAGTTCACCACTCGACGTCTGGACGTTGAGCGGCATTAATATCAAGCCGGAAAAGGCCGACCAGGTCGCATTAGGCTGGTTCCAGAACTTCCAGGATAATACCTACGAAGCTTCGGTGGAGGTGTATTACAAAAAACTGTACAACCAGATAGACTATGTACCGGCGTCCGACCTGCTGCTGAACGAATATTTCACGGGCGACCTGCTGTTCGGCAAAGGTCGCGCTTACGGAGCGGAATTTTATGTGAAGAAAAACAAAGGCAGACTGACCGGTTGGGTAAGCTACACGCTTTCGAGAACAGAGCGTTTGGTGGAATCTATTAATAATGACGATTGGTTCCCCGCCCGATTCGACAAACCGCATAACATTACCGCAGTAGCCATTTACGAACTAAACAAGCGGTTGTCCCTGTCGTCGAACTTCACGATCCAGAGCGGCACGCCAGCCACTTTCCCGACCAACCGTTATAGCACCGGCGGCTTCGAGATTGGAAACAATTACAATGGCCTGCGCAACAACAGCCGCATTCCGTCTTACCACCGCCTGGATTTGGCAGCGACTTTGAAAGCGAAGAAGAAATTGTTTAAAGTAGGCGAGGGCGAATGGGTATTCTCGGTATATAATGTTTACAACCGCCGCAACCCGTTCTCTGTCTACACGAGAGTTAACGAAGATAACCCGCTTAAAACAGAAGCCGTGCGTTATTCTGTGATCGGGAACTTCATTCCTTCCGTGACCTACAACTTCAAATTCTGA
- the folK gene encoding 2-amino-4-hydroxy-6-hydroxymethyldihydropteridine diphosphokinase has product MAANGPVFLLLGSNLGDRTQVLAAAREAIARQAGPVVSQSAVYETEPWGITDQPAFLNQVVEISTSFPPEDLLRIILNIEHDLGRVRYERWGARVIDIDILYFDDIVMDSARLTLPHPRIQDRRFVLAPLTEIAPDLLHPVLLKTSSKLLEECTDTSAVSKIS; this is encoded by the coding sequence ATGGCGGCAAACGGCCCCGTCTTCCTGTTACTAGGCTCCAACCTGGGCGATCGCACGCAGGTGCTCGCGGCTGCGCGCGAAGCCATTGCCCGGCAGGCCGGACCCGTGGTTTCCCAATCGGCGGTCTACGAAACCGAGCCCTGGGGCATTACGGACCAGCCCGCTTTTCTGAACCAGGTCGTCGAAATCTCCACTTCCTTCCCGCCTGAGGACTTGCTCAGGATCATCCTCAACATCGAACATGACCTCGGGCGCGTACGTTACGAGCGCTGGGGCGCACGGGTGATCGACATCGACATACTCTATTTCGACGACATCGTCATGGACAGCGCACGCCTTACGTTGCCACACCCGCGCATTCAGGACCGTCGTTTTGTACTCGCCCCTCTCACCGAAATCGCGCCCGATCTACTCCACCCGGTTTTACTGAAAACTTCCTCAAAACTCCTGGAAGAATGCACCGACACTTCTGCCGTATCAAAAATATCTTAA
- the rpmB gene encoding 50S ribosomal protein L28, giving the protein MAKVCQITGKRTRVGNNVSHANNKTKRKFYPNLQKKRFFLPSSGEWVTLKVAASALRTINKNGIEATIQKAYDKGTLTF; this is encoded by the coding sequence ATGGCTAAGGTTTGTCAAATTACAGGTAAAAGAACTCGCGTCGGAAATAACGTTTCCCACGCTAACAATAAAACAAAACGCAAATTCTACCCGAATTTGCAAAAGAAACGTTTCTTCCTCCCTTCCTCAGGCGAGTGGGTTACGTTGAAAGTAGCAGCTTCTGCCCTTCGTACCATCAACAAAAACGGTATCGAAGCAACTATACAAAAAGCTTACGACAAAGGCACGCTTACGTTCTAA
- a CDS encoding response regulator transcription factor, translated as MKKRILYVEDDPNLAFATKDNLEEYDYEVVHATDGAEALDFFGKEHFDICVLDIMLPKMDGFTLAEKIRSADSHVPILFLSARSMQEDKIKGLKLGADDYITKPFSIEELKLRIDVFLRRSKADSPLTVKPGSKQIGKYIFDFQKLTLTLDRKPQSLTFREAEVLKFMAERTDQVIRRDELLKAIWGDDDYFMGRSLDVFISRLRKYLSGDPDIRIDNVHGVGFRMRW; from the coding sequence ATGAAAAAGAGAATCCTGTACGTCGAAGACGACCCTAACCTTGCATTTGCCACGAAAGACAATCTCGAAGAATACGATTACGAAGTCGTTCACGCCACCGACGGCGCCGAAGCGCTGGATTTTTTCGGCAAAGAGCATTTCGACATTTGCGTGCTGGATATTATGCTGCCCAAAATGGACGGTTTCACGCTCGCCGAGAAGATCCGTAGCGCCGACAGCCATGTACCCATTCTCTTCCTTTCCGCCCGCTCGATGCAGGAAGACAAGATCAAAGGCCTCAAACTAGGTGCCGACGATTACATTACCAAGCCGTTCAGTATTGAGGAATTGAAACTGCGTATCGACGTTTTTCTCCGCCGCAGCAAAGCGGATTCTCCATTGACGGTAAAACCCGGCAGCAAGCAAATAGGCAAATATATATTTGATTTTCAGAAACTTACACTCACTCTCGACCGCAAACCGCAGAGCCTTACATTCCGTGAAGCCGAAGTCCTGAAATTCATGGCCGAACGCACCGACCAGGTGATCCGCCGCGATGAGCTTCTGAAGGCAATATGGGGCGACGACGATTATTTTATGGGAAGAAGCCTGGATGTATTTATCTCGCGGCTGCGTAAATACCTCTCGGGCGATCCCGACATCCGCATCGACAACGTGCATGGCGTCGGCTTCCGGATGCGATGGTAA
- a CDS encoding HAMP domain-containing sensor histidine kinase, protein MSRRTIQSLTVFSALLIIGVVITQIYWVKQALDLRHRQFNQNAHIALQDVAGKLADVCGVMQTTNPVEQLSPEYFLVNTNATTQPEMLEHFIRDSFQKHNLITDFEIGIYDCTTNRIRYGMSLSTKNNDKVPTKTTNWIKTNKYPYYFGVRFPEQETYFAGSISGAIWSSALVLVAVSFFAYALFVILRQKQLSEVQRDFVNNMTHELQTPISTIRIAADVLNTDNIVSQPARHKRYVQIVQDEILRLQGQVEMVLSMAKAERNALTLQKERLDARQMIESILLPYEDKVRFQANATNYEIDADPFHLRCMINNLVDNALKYSDDVPDVVVEAYNKGNNLVIAVRDQGIGIAPEYQKKVFNQFFRIPYGDVHNVKGFGIGLSYVKQIVRAHRWHLGLESALGKGSTFKITIPQKHA, encoded by the coding sequence ATGTCAAGACGTACCATTCAATCCCTCACGGTTTTTTCTGCCCTGCTCATTATCGGCGTGGTAATCACGCAGATTTACTGGGTAAAACAGGCGCTCGATCTCCGGCACCGGCAGTTCAACCAGAATGCGCACATTGCATTGCAGGACGTGGCCGGGAAGCTCGCGGATGTGTGCGGGGTAATGCAGACCACGAACCCGGTAGAGCAACTTTCGCCCGAATATTTTCTGGTCAATACCAATGCCACCACCCAGCCCGAAATGCTGGAACATTTTATCAGGGACAGTTTTCAAAAACATAACCTGATCACCGATTTCGAGATCGGTATTTACGACTGCACCACGAACCGCATCCGTTACGGAATGTCACTGAGCACCAAAAACAACGATAAGGTGCCCACGAAAACGACCAACTGGATTAAAACCAACAAATATCCCTATTACTTCGGCGTGCGCTTCCCCGAACAGGAGACCTACTTCGCGGGCAGCATCAGCGGTGCCATCTGGTCTTCGGCGCTTGTTTTGGTGGCGGTTTCGTTTTTCGCCTATGCGTTGTTTGTGATTTTAAGGCAGAAACAGCTTTCCGAAGTGCAGCGCGATTTTGTGAATAACATGACCCACGAGCTGCAAACGCCCATTTCGACCATCCGCATTGCCGCCGATGTGCTCAATACCGACAACATCGTGTCGCAACCCGCCCGCCACAAGCGTTACGTGCAAATTGTGCAGGACGAAATCCTGCGCTTGCAGGGCCAGGTGGAAATGGTACTTTCCATGGCCAAAGCCGAACGTAATGCGCTCACATTGCAAAAAGAGCGGCTCGATGCCCGGCAAATGATCGAATCCATTCTGCTGCCTTATGAGGACAAAGTTCGGTTCCAGGCCAATGCGACGAACTACGAAATCGACGCCGACCCGTTCCATTTGCGCTGTATGATCAACAATCTGGTCGATAATGCGCTGAAATATTCGGATGATGTGCCGGATGTGGTCGTCGAAGCATACAATAAAGGCAACAATCTCGTTATAGCTGTCCGCGACCAGGGCATAGGCATTGCGCCCGAATACCAGAAGAAGGTTTTCAACCAGTTTTTCCGTATTCCCTATGGCGATGTGCATAATGTGAAAGGTTTCGGGATCGGCCTGAGCTATGTTAAACAGATCGTCCGCGCACACCGCTGGCACCTTGGGCTGGAAAGCGCCCTCGGCAAAGGCAGCACTTTTAAAATCACTATTCCGCAGAAACACGCTTGA